From Lasioglossum baleicum chromosome 2, iyLasBale1, whole genome shotgun sequence, a single genomic window includes:
- the LOC143217247 gene encoding uncharacterized protein LOC143217247, which yields MGRDQVRTSEGTKRNNERGPTRRDGERRAGQRVEQIEASRVESRRGMARQGEQTASQAVRQSGEQAGSQASRGDMIEIVGTGSQESRWNDKQDKKGSAEAILRESVPLRHVLRARACERRGR from the exons ATGGGAAGAGATCAGGTTCGGACGAGCGAGGGAACGAAACGAAACAACGAGAGAGGACCAACGCGAAGAGACGGGGAAAGGAGGGCAGGACAGAGAGTCGAGCAGATCGaggcgagtcgagtcgagtcgaggcgAGGCATGGCGAGGCAAGGCGAGCAAACAGCCAGTCAGGCAGTCAGGCAGTCAGGCGAGCAAGCAGGCTCGCAAGCAAGCAG AGGCGATATGATCGAAATCGTGGGCACGGGGTCTCAGGAGAGCAGATGGAACGATAAGCAGGATAAGAAAGGAAGCGCCGAAGCAATCCTGCGTGAGAGTGTTCCATTACGCCACGTGTTACGTGCACGCGCGTGCGAAAGACGAGGACGATGA